One genomic window of Cinclus cinclus chromosome 6, bCinCin1.1, whole genome shotgun sequence includes the following:
- the INS gene encoding insulin, producing the protein MGTLLSTIFIPQSELLSTSCCHLLGLSLPTMALWIRSLPLLALLALSSPGSSHAAVNQHLCGSHLVEALYLVCGERGFFYQPKARRDVEQPLVSGPLHGELGELPFQQEEFEKVKRGIVEQCCHNTCSLYQLENYCN; encoded by the exons ATGGGGACATTACTGTCAACCATCTTCATCCCTCAGAGTGAACTTCTCTCCACCTCTTGCTGCCACCTCTTGG GTCTCAGCCTGCCCACCATGGCTCTCTGGATACGATCGCTGCCTCTCTTGGCCCTCCTCGCCCTTTCCAGCCCCGGGAGCAGCCACgctgctgtcaaccagcacctCTGTGGCTCCCACCTGGTGGAAGCTCTGTACCTGGTGTGTGGGGAGCGGGGCTTCTTCTACCAACCCAAAGCCCGGCGGGATGTTGAGCAGCCTCTAG TGAGCGGTCCTTTGCATGGTGAGTTGGGAGAGCTGCCCTTCCAGCAGGAGGAGTTTGAGAAAGTGAAGCGAGGCATTGTTGAGCAATGCTGCCACAACACCTGCTCCCTCTACCAGCTGGAAAACTACTGCAATTAG